A window of the Eremothecium cymbalariae DBVPG#7215 chromosome 5, complete sequence genome harbors these coding sequences:
- a CDS encoding uncharacterized protein (similar to Ashbya gossypii ADR278W), with amino-acid sequence MKIYSLAFGHKMTSALMGDSISKQQLISFVGAFTVAFTTGATHIYSIYAPQLLEHCGIPMESAKHLTLAVNVGSLGLGFIGGIITDRKGPQFSCGLGAVANFMAYICMGYCYKNRISSDLPLCVCFAVLSFGNLTAFLATFKWCALNSSNHKGIVLGGSSALHGLASMIYSNLIYRLFGNDTRRIFQFMPIASSALTIIGCFTLKDLNRSDEQKQTGKGSRLIFQDDVFQSTDVHLTSPEQPAAQAMTRDSEEADDSETLKHVSCERTALMSSVNITGESYNSYRLKTSCYQNEVSASYEADLEQAMLSPNSSDITKDPESEFEKEKVWKTFVSYHFISMFIIIGTIQGMATMYTYCIGYIVDVFLASNPDFKVSRRESQSFQVSLISVASCVARFTTGFGSDILVNKFHGQRAWLVFLTCGFIYLAASRVIADTYVLTDISSQLTTSEKYKNLSAGSVLFGLGFGVLFGVLPSLVVELFGAGNFSSMWSIMLTGSLLSVNYFTAMFTDEVSSKTPPDAKYCTSGTQCYAHTFQLIKVCSLLVSLLVPLLIIKQKRLALRMQQHDS; translated from the coding sequence ATGAAGATCTACTCTCTGGCATTTGGCCATAAAATGACCAGTGCTCTAATGGGTGATTCTATTTCGAAGCAGCAGTTGATAAGTTTTGTGGGAGCATTTACAGTTGCCTTTACAACAGGAGCAACTCACATATACAGCATATATGCTCCTCAGTTACTCGAGCATTGCGGTATTCCTATGGAATCGGCGAAGCACCTGACTCTAGCTGTCAATGTCGGTTCTTTGGGGCTTGGCTTCATAGGTGGGATAATTACAGATCGCAAAGGACCTCAATTTTCATGTGGATTAGGTGCGGTAGCCAATTTCATGGCTTATATCTGTATGGGTTATTGTTACAAAAATCGTATAAGCAGCGATCTGCCACTGTGCGTGTGTTTTGCAGTCTTGTCATTCGGAAATCTGACAGCGTTCCTGGCGACTTTTAAGTGGTGTGCCCTTAATAGTTCCAATCACAAAGGGATTGTGTTGGGGGGTAGCTCTGCTCTACATGGGCTCGCTTCTATGATTTATTCTAATTTGATTTACAGACTTTTCGGTAATGACACTAGACGCATATTTCAGTTCATGCCAATCGCATCTTCGGCTCTGACGATTATTGGTTGCTTTACGTTAAAGGATCTCAATAGATCTGATGAACAGAAGCAAACTGGTAAGGGATCTCGTcttatttttcaagatgACGTCTTCCAAAGCACTGACGTTCATCTAACTTCTCCAGAGCAGCCTGCAGCGCAGGCGATGACTCGTGACTCTGAAGAGGCTGATGATTCTGAGACATTAAAACATGTATCTTGTGAGAGAACAGCGTTGATGTCATCCGTTAATATTACAGGTGAGTCGTATAATAGTTACAGGCTTAAAACGTCATGTTATCAAAATGAAGTGTCGGCGTCGTATGAAGCAGATCTTGAACAAGCGATGTTGTCACCAAACAGTTCTGACATTACAAAAGATCCAGAATCTGAGtttgaaaaggagaaaGTGTGGAAAACCTTTGTTAGCTATCACTTTATTTCGATGTTCATAATTATTGGTACTATTCAGGGGATGGCGACGATGTACACATATTGCATAGGTTATATTGTTGACGTTTTTTTGGCATCCAATCCGGATTTTAAGGTTAGCAGAAGAGAGAGTCAATCTTTTCAAGTTTCATTGATATCCGTTGCATCATGTGTGGCTAGGTTTACCACTGGTTTTGGCTCCGATATTCTCGTTAATAAGTTCCATGGACAAAGGGCGTGGTTAGTATTTCTTACCTGTGGGTTCATTTATTTGGCGGCTAGCAGAGTAATCGCTGACACATATGTTTTGACTGATATTTCTAGTCAATTAACCACCTCGGAAAAATATAAGAACTTATCTGCTGGATCTGTTCTTTTTGGCCTTGGCTTTGGAGTTCTATTCGGGGTATTACCCTCGTTAGTGGTGGAATTGTTTGGGGCTGGTAACTTCAGTAGCATGTGGTCCATTATGCTTACAGGATCTCTTTTAAGTGTAAATTATTTTACAGCAATGTTTACTGACGAAGTGAGTTCTAAAACACCACCAGATGCAAAATACTGTACTAGTGGAACTCAATGTTATGCTCACACCTTTCAATTAATTAAAGTATGTTCATTACTTGTGTCACTCCTGGTTCCGTTGCTGATCATCAAACAGAAACGCCTTGCTTTACGGATGCAGCAACATGACTCTTAA
- the PMT1 gene encoding dolichyl-phosphate-mannose-protein mannosyltransferase PMT1 (similar to Ashbya gossypii ADR279C), producing the protein MSKDKEVKLDVEDPVLEMKTKKGPLRPFLVTEPDPKLSTLRTPNSAEERLLIGILLAVTVVVRFYRLSYPNSVVFDEVHFGGFASKYIRGAFFMDVHPPLAKMLFAGVASLTGFKGDFDFANIGDAYVSSVPYVLMRGFAAALGASTVLLMYLTLRASGVRTRVAFLSAICFAVENSFVTISRYILLDSPLIFFIAAAVYSFKRFELYPSNTIQSYKSLFATGMALGLALSSKWVGLFTVAWVGLLCIWRIWFQVGDLTMPISSIAKQASAKLFFLLVIPSIVYLLFFNIHFQALQNYSDGAGFFSSEFRTSLNGHSIPSNILADVGIGSTVTIRHVGTMGGYLHSHEHVYEGGSKQQQITLYPHLDHNNDWLIQYYNDTTRVPTTFEGLKDGTKIRLQHILTKHRLHSHDHKPPVSESSDWQKEVSAYGFEGFEGDANDDWIVEIDKDSSAPGEARERIRAIETKFRLKHAMTGCMLFSHEVKLPKWGFEQQEVTCATQGKPHLTLWYIEGNTNPLLPEDSARVSYKTPSFWSKLLEAHKRMWHINKNLKEPHVYQSDPLNWPLLLRGISYWAKDHRQVYFMGNAILWWAVTFFMAAFFGLCLRELFTWQLGNPILQDSRVLNFHIQVVHYLLGFAVHYAPSFLMSRQLFLHHYLPAYYFGILALAHGMDMIVSQISKKRASLGYGIIGVFVASVLYFFVQYRALIYGTPWTKDLCTKSQWMSGWDYGCGNFLHSYDDYKSLPEDASAAQLITPTDTVVEKNKAANDAKSERVDLDIDSLIADPAPKKFFDQHGKELPPEEVEHIVKEKGGQIMAVTSVTKNLL; encoded by the coding sequence ATGTCCAAAGATAAAGAAGTTAAATTGGACGTTGAGGATCCTGTTTTGGAAATGAAAACTAAGAAGGGTCCTTTAAGACCCTTCTTAGTTACGGAGCCAGATCCAAAACTATCGACTTTGCGTACGCCTAATAGTGCTGAAGAGAGGTTGCTGATTGGTATTCTTCTAGCTGTGACTGTGGTAGTTAGATTTTACAGGTTATCATATCCAAActctgttgtttttgatgaagttcATTTTGGGGGATTTGCTTCTAAGTATATCAGAGGAGCGTTCTTTATGGATGTTCATCCTCCGCTGGCGAAGATGTTGTTTGCTGGTGTTGCTAGTCTAACAGGGTTTAAAGGagattttgattttgccAATATAGGGGATGCGTATGTGTCAAGCGTGCCATATGTGTTGATGAGAGGTTTTGCTGCAGCACTAGGAGCGTCTACTGTTCTTTTAATGTATTTGACTTTGCGAGCATCTGGCGTGCGGACAAGGGTTGCGTTTCTTTCTGCCATTTGCTTTGCTGTTGAGAACTCTTTTGTGACGATttcaagatatattttgttAGACTCTCCATTGATCTTCTTTATTGCTGCTGCGGTGTATTCTTTCAAGAGGTTTGAGTTATATCCTAGTAACACTATCCAATCTTACAAGAGCTTGTTTGCTACTGGTATGGCTCTCGGTTTGGCACTTTCGTCCAAATGGGTTGGATTATTTACTGTTGCCTGGGTAGGTTTACTATGTATCTGGAGAATCTGGTTCCAAGTTGGTGATTTGACGATGCCAATTAGCTCCATTGCGAAACAGGCATCTGCCAAATTATTCTTCCTATTAGTTATTCCTAGTATCGTATACCTAttgtttttcaatatcCATTTTCAAGCTTTACAGAATTACTCGGATGGAGCTGGGttcttttcttcagaatTCAGAACTTCTTTGAATGGCCATTCTATTCCTTCAAATATCCTAGCTGATGTTGGTATTGGTTCCACCGTTACTATTCGCCATGTGGGAACTATGGGGGGCTATTTGCACTCCCATGAGCATGTTTATGAGGGGGGCTCCAAACAGCAACAAATCACCTTATATCCACATCTGGATCACAACAACGACTGGTTGATTCAATATTACAACGATACCACAAGGGTTCCCACAACATTTGAAGGACTAAAAGACGGTACCAAAATTAGACTCCAACATATTCTGACTAAACACAGATTACATTCTCACGATCATAAGCCACCAGTTTCCGAATCTTCCGATTGGCAAAAAGAAGTGTCTGCTTATGGATTTGAGGGATTTGAAGGTGATGCGAATGATGATTGGATTGTAGAAATTGACAAAGACTCTTCTGCTCCTGGTGAAGCTCGTGAGAGAATTAGGGCCATTGAAACTAAATTTAGGTTAAAACATGCTATGACTGGTTGTATGTTGTTTTCTCATGAAGTAAAATTACCAAAGTGGGGGTTTGAACAGCAGGAAGTTACATGTGCTACGCAAGGAAAGCCTCACTTAACGCTATGGTATATCGAAGGCAACACGAATCCACTATTGCCAGAGGATTCAGCAAGGGTTTCTTACAAAACTCCATCATTTTGGTCCAAGTTATTGGAGGCTCACAAAAGAATGTGGCACATTAATAAGAATTTAAAAGAACCCCACGTGTATCAATCAGATCCTTTGAATTGGCCTTTGTTATTGCGTGGTATTTCCTATTGGGCTAAAGACCATAGGCAGGTTTACTTTATGGGTAATGCTATTTTGTGGTGGGCTGTTACATTTTTCATGGCTGCGTTTTTTGGCTTATGTCTGCGTGAATTATTTACTTGGCAGTTGGGTAACCCAATTTTACAGGATAGTCGTGTATTGAACTTCCATATTCAAGTTGTCCACTATCTGTTGGGTTTTGCCGTTCACTACGCGCCTTCTTTCTTAATGAGTCGTCAGTTGTTCTTACATCACTATTTGCCAGCGTATTATTTTGGAATTTTAGCTCTCGCTCATGGAATGGATATGATTGTAAGTCAAATCTCCAAAAAAAGAGCATCATTGGGATATGGTATTATTGGGGTTTTCGTTGCATCTGtattatatttctttgttCAATATAGAGCGTTGATATACGGAACTCCCTGGACTAAAGATCTTTGTACCAAGAGCCAATGGATGAGCGGTTGGGATTACGGATGTGGAAATTTCTTACATTCTTATGATGATTATAAATCGTTGCCTGAAGACGCTAGCGCAGCTCAACTCATTACACCAACGGATACCgttgttgaaaagaataAGGCGGCAAATGATGCGAAATCTGAACGTGTTGATTTAGATATCGACTCGTTGATTGCCGATCCAGCACCcaagaagttttttgaCCAACATGGTAAAGAATTGCCAcctgaagaagttgaacatattgttaaagaaaaaggcGGTCAAATTATGGCTGTCACAAGTGTTACGaaaaatttattataa
- the RPN6 gene encoding proteasome regulatory particle lid subunit RPN6 (similar to Ashbya gossypii ADR280W), protein MSIEQARKLAGVKKYEEAESVYLSLLNDVKLHDKRHAQLQEQSILELGHMYALSHQSDKLAEFIPKSREFMMQFAKSKTAKVLKTLIDHFELIPNTLHRQIEVCKESIEFAQAEKRVFLKHSLSVRLATLYYQGAQYHDSLKLINDLLKEFKKLDDKSSLVEVHLLESKVYHKLRNLAKSKAALTSARTSANSIYCPTLTMAELDLTSGILHCEDKDYKTAFSYFYESFEAFHNSVDSSEKACQVLKYMLLSKIMLNLIDEATNILNAKYTKESYQSRGIDAMKAVADAYSHRSLLEFNTALKNYEEELMGDDLIRSHFNALYDTLLESNLCKIIEPFECVEVSHISKMIGLDPQQVEGKLSQMILDKVFYGVLDQGNGWLYVYTTPEQDATYDSSLELIGKLNKVVEQLFEKASILN, encoded by the coding sequence ATGTCGATTGAACAGGCTAGGAAGTTAGCTGGTGTTAAAAAGTACGAAGAAGCGGAATCTGTTTATCTTTCTTTACTTAATGATGTCAAATTGCATGATAAGAGACATGCGCAGTTGCAGGAGCAATCCATTCTTGAGCTAGGACATATGTATGCTCTGTCGCACCAGTCAGATAAGTTAGCAGAATTTATTCCCAAGTCGCGAGAATTTATGATGCAGTTTGCGAAGTCCAAGACGGCGAAGGTGTTGAAGACGTTGATTGATCATTTTGAGTTGATTCCAAATACGTTACATAGACAGATTGAAGTTTGTAAGGAGTCGATTGAATTCGCTCAGGCTGAGAAGAGGGTATTTTTAAAGCATTCTCTTTCTGTGCGGTTGGCTACGTTGTACTATCAGGGAGCGCAGTACCATGACTCGctaaaattaattaacGATCTGTTGAAGGAGTTTAAAAAACTAGATGATAAGTCGTCATTGGTGGAAGTGCATTTATTGGAATCGAAGGTATACCATAAATTGCGTAATCTGGCCAAGTCCAAGGCTGCTTTGACAAGTGCAAGGACATCTGCAAATTCTATATATTGTCCTACACTAACTATGGCAGAGTTGGATCTAACGAGCGGTATTTTACATTGTGAAGATAAAGATTACAAAACGGCATTTTCCTATTTCTACGAATCTTTCGAAGCCTTCCACAATTCTGTCGACTCCTCGGAGAAGGCATGTCAAGTCTTAAAGTATATGCTGTTATCAAAGATTATGTTGAATCTAATTGACGAAGCCACAAACATTCTAAACGCCAAGTATACGAAGGAATCATATCAATCGCGTGGAATTGATGCAATGAAagctgttgctgatgcATACTCCCATAGGTCGCTATTGGAGTTCAATACAGCATTAAAGAATTACGAGGAAGAGCTTATGGGTGATGATTTGATCAGATCACACTTCAACGCCTTGTACGACACACTATTGGAGTCTAATTTATGCAAAATCATTGAACCATTCGAATGCGTCGAGGTATCGCATATATCTAAGATGATTGGATTGGACCCACAGCAAGTTGAAGGTAAGCTATCGCAGATGATCTTAGATAAGGTGTTCTACGGTGTTTTGGATCAAGGGAATGGCTGGCTATATGTCTACACCACCCCAGAGCAGGATGCCACATACGATTCTTCCTTAGAATTAATTGGTAAATTGAATAAAGTTGTGGAACAACTGTTTGAGAAGGCTAGTATTTTGAACTGA
- the SNU23 gene encoding U4/U6-U5 snRNP complex subunit SNU23 (similar to Ashbya gossypii ADR281W), with protein MSTYGRRTWDRDEYKQLAKERNVTSHLGELNSEQLQKLKLKYTDFHKLILDSIKDTKKRVITSGLTSYKKGKQFGFYCDLCDMTFKDTLQYIDHLSHKIHQIKFEQIFNEPLILDQRDNEQLPLDEFSREYKSFVTKFINENTSFKTANKKPRKRIKINEENTTANFNDGDGDGDGDDISNIMGFGSFGTTKKAA; from the coding sequence ATGTCCACATACGGGAGAAGAACTTGGGATAGAGATGAGTATAAGCAATTAGCTAAAGAGAGAAATGTTACTTCCCATTTGGGTGAGTTGAACAGCGAACAGTTgcaaaagttgaagttaAAGTATACAGACTTCCATAAACTGATTCTTGATTCCATCAAGGATACGAAAAAACGGGTAATCACATCAGGATTGACGTCCTACAAAAAGGGGAAACAGTTTGGCTTTTATTGTGATTTATGTGATATGACTTTTAAGGATACATTACAATACATTGATCATTTGAGTCATAAGATCCATCAGATTAAATTTGAACAGATTTTTAACGAGCCTCTAATACTTGATCAGAGGGATAATGAACAGCTGCCTTTGGATGAATTTTCGAGGGAATATAAGTCCTTTGTGACtaaatttataaatgaAAATACATCTTTCAAGACagctaataaaaaaccaaGAAAACGCATTAAAATAAATGAGGAAAACACCACCGCCAACTTcaatgatggtgatggtgatggtgatggtgatgatataaGCAATATAATGGGGTTTGGTTCTTTTGGGACTACAAAAAAAGCTGCTTAA
- the AIM36 gene encoding Aim36p (similar to Ashbya gossypii ADR282C), whose product MFRSVISTSLRSRILNGCARSFSMKVQKKDEPPSFKSIAVVAVIGSIIFVQAVKSLEKTKPKTNYSESEYVNIIQGLKRKVSIFKSGYLKVHLLMPGVPLNKIGSMENAKVINPAEVVEHYRNIPDDKYEALLNNLHDTYGEEYLQKLPNGALVMLLGRYMKEVCHEGDEVYIKNFPETIKDAIKFENEVCVVSSVLTDKGSEDSPVVKYFQTVNKVNTV is encoded by the coding sequence ATGTTTCGCTCAGTTATATCCACATCTTTAAGATCGAGGATATTGAATGGATGTGCACGTTCTTTTAGCATGAAAGTGcaaaaaaaagatgaacCACCAAGTTTCAAAAGCATAGCCGTCGTTGCAGTAATTGGGTCGATCATCTTTGTACAGGCTGTGAAGTCACTTGAAAAGACGAAGCCCAAAACCAACTATTCCGAAAGTGAGTATGTTAATATAATACAAGGcttaaaaagaaaagtttCCATTTTTAAATCAGGATATCTCAAAGTCCATTTGTTGATGCCGGGAGTTCCATTGAACAAGATTGGCTCCATGGAAAATGCCAAAGTTATAAATCCAGCTGAAGTAGTAGAACACTATAGGAATATCCCGGATGATAAGTACGAGGCATTATTAAACAACTTGCATGATACTTATGGTGAAGAATATCTACAAAAGTTGCCAAATGGTGCACTAGTTATGTTATTAGGAAGGTACATGAAAGAAGTGTGCCATGAGGGTGATGAAGTTTATATCAAGAATTTCCCAGAAACTATTAAGGACGCAattaaatttgaaaacGAGGTCTGCGTGGTTTCTTCTGTTCTCACGGACAAGGGCAGTGAGGATTCTCCGGTGGTTAAATACTTCCAGACAGTTAACAAAGTAAACACTGTTTAA
- the MRPS8 gene encoding mitochondrial 37S ribosomal protein uS8m (similar to Ashbya gossypii ADR283W) has product MFLRCFTKFSFKIEILDGWIDDELTKDFKFEYSRLALGKRMSLVRLGYVCAHLQNCTRVRIGLTSIPYTKLHLNFAYNLYKHGFLSSLQKGSTKGPDVTQVDVTPDNISTRRLWLGLKYRENKPVLTSCRLISKPNLRIRLSCEDLKKLCSGRSVRLIKPLQPGELILVKANDDILEINEAISKRTGGEVLCRVN; this is encoded by the coding sequence ATGTTTCTGCGCTGCTTCACCAAATTTTCgttcaaaattgaaatacTTGATGGATGgattgatgatgaactCACTAAGGACTTCAAGTTTGAGTATTCACGCTTAGCTCTGGGGAAAAGGATGTCTTTAGTTCGTCTTGGATATGTTTGTGCGCATTTACAAAATTGCACGCGTGTGAGGATCGGTTTAACCTCTATTCCGTATACCAAGCTACATCTAAATTTTGCCTATAATCTATACAAGCATGGGTTCCTTTCCAGCTTGCAAAAAGGTTCTACGAAGGGCCCAGATGTAACCCAGGTGGATGTTACTCCGGACAATATATCCACTCGAAGGCTATGGTTGGGTCTTAAATATAGAGAAAACAAGCCCGTTTTGACCAGCTGTAGATTGATCTCTAAACCAAATTTGAGAATAAGATTGTCATGTGAAGATCTAAAAAAGCTATGTTCTGGGCGAAGTGTTAGATTGATCAAGCCTCTTCAACCTGGCGAATTGATTTTAGTAAAAGCTAATGATGACATACTGGAAATTAATGAGGCTATTTCCAAGAGAACTGGTGGCGAGGTACTCTGTAGAGTTAATTAA
- the BUG1 gene encoding Bug1p (similar to Ashbya gossypii ADR284C), with product MSNEDREQKIEDARRRVEELKKKKKEKKEKKKKQEEKDTVEGLPETDTTITNTSDAGPQTVESAHSSVTSAVVTPQNKEVMSDKEVAETDDLFGEQETEHDFMTTIRQSKEDTVVKGYDKQISELQKQIKQLKFINMDQESTIEELNDQIKELSTELATTKAELSATKEKLISTQSELQKASSNAVSSLSAVNVMQHPEPVTPVQFARFASASPVDAPRHTSISPIDRNMIIKWKNWNIDMSEWRSLGGGPVVEF from the coding sequence ATGTCGAATGAGGATCGTGAACAGAAGATAGAGGATGCTAGGAGACGCGtagaagaattgaagaagaagaagaaagagaagaaagagaaaaaaaagaagcaagaGGAGAAAGACACTGTGGAGGGTTTGCCAGAAACTGATACTACAATCACAAATACGTCGGATGCGGGGCCTCAGACTGTTGAATCTGCACATTCGTCTGTTACTTCTGCAGTCGTGACTCCTCAGAACAAAGAGGTAATGAGTGATAAAGAAGTAGCTGAGACGGATGATTTATTTGGTGAGCAGGAGACAGAGCATGATTTTATGACGACTATAAGACAGTCCAAAGAGGATACTGTTGTTAAGGGGTATGATAAGCAGATCTCCGAGCTTCAGAAGCAGATTAAACAGCTTAAGTTCATTAATATGGATCAAGAAAGTACGATTGAGGAGCTCAATGATCAAATTAAGGAACTTTCTACAGAGCTGGCTACGACCAAAGCTGAATTGAGCGCCACAAAGGAGAAACTTATTTCAACGCAGTCTGAGTTACAAAAGGCCAGTTCTAACGCAGTTAGTTCGCTATCTGCAGTGAATGTTATGCAGCATCCAGAACCTGTAACACCAGTACAATTTGCGCGGTTTGCTTCTGCATCTCCGGTAGATGCCCCCAGACATACGTCCATCTCTCCTATAGACAGAAACATGATTATAAAgtggaagaattggaatataGATATGAGCGAGTGGAGATCCCTTGGCGGTGGTCCAGTGGTGGAATTTTAA
- the GET3 gene encoding guanine nucleotide exchange factor GET3 (similar to Ashbya gossypii ADR285W): MAEVSAEPNLHSLITSTTHKWIFVGGKGGVGKTTSSCSIAIQMAINQPEKQFLLISTDPAHNLSDAFNEKFGKDARKVTGMNNLSCMEIDPSAALKDVNDMAVASDVGDDGLSELFQGGALADLTSSIPGIDEALSFMEVMKHIKRQEEGESERYDVVIFDTAPTGHTLRFLQLPNTLSKLLDKFSTLTSRLGPMINSLAGNSKVDVVSKMNELKANVEKIKQQFTDPDLTTFVCVCISEFLSLYETERLIQELISYDMDVNSIIVNQLLFAENDKEHNCTRCQSRWKMQKKYLAQIDELYEDFHLVKMPLCAGEIRGLENLKRFSHFLNKEYNPETDNEVIYQLEQNT; this comes from the coding sequence ATGGCTGAAGTTTCTGCTGAACCAAATCTACACTCTTTAATCACTTCTACGACTCATAAATGGATTTTTGTTGGTGGTAAAGGTGGTGTTGGTAAGACCACATCATCCTGTTCGATTGCAATCCAGATGGCGATCAATCAACCTGAGAAACAGTTCTTATTGATTTCGACTGATCCAGCGCATAATTTGAGTGATGCGTTTAACGAGAAGTTTGGTAAAGATGCTCGGAAGGTGACTGGTATGAATAATTTATCATGTATGGAGATTGACCCTTCGGCCGCATTGAAGGATGTCAATGATATGGCTGTTGCGAGCGATGTTGGTGACGACGGTTTATCGGAGCTATTCCAGGGGGGCGCATTGGCAGATTTGACTAGTTCCATACCAGGTATAGATGAAGCCCTATCATTTATGGAAGTTATGAAGCACATAAAGAGACAGGAGGAGGGTGAAAGCGAAAGATACGATGTAGTGATCTTTGATACTGCCCCCACTGGTCATACATTAAGGTTTTTGCAGTTGCCAAATACTTTGTCTAAGTTGTTGGATAAGTTTAGTACTTTGACTAGCAGATTGGGGCCTATGATAAATTCGCTAGCTGGGAACAGCAAAGTTGACGTGGTTTCGAAAATGAATGAATTAAAGGCtaatgttgaaaaaataaagcAACAGTTCACGGATCCAGATTTGACGACCTTTGTATGCGTCTGCATCAGTGAATTTTTGTCGTTGTATGAGACGGAAAGATTAATCCAAGAGTTGATATCTTACGATATGGACGTTAACTCCATCATTGTGAACCAGTTGTTGTTTGCGGAGAACGACAAAGAACACAACTGCACGAGATGTCAGTCAAGATGGAAAATGCAAAAGAAGTACTTGGCCCAGATTGATGAACTATACGAAGATTTCCATCTCGTTAAGATGCCATTATGTGCTGGTGAGATCAGAGGgttggaaaatttgaagagatttTCTCACTTTTTGAACAAGGAATACAACCCAGAAACCGATAACGAAGTTATTTATcaattggaacaaaatACTTAG